CCGGATTTTGCCCGCCTTGACCAAATCCTGGTCGCGAGGAGAAAGGCTCTGGAAAATCTGCGGATGATCGGTGATCCGCTGTTCGGGAGTGGCACAACCGGAAAAAAACAACGCGCTGGCGCAAAGAGAAACTGTCAGCGCCCACCAAGAAATTTGACGCTTCATGTTGAAAAAGATACTTCGGTCGTTGGTTGAGTCAATCGGTGCCATCTTGATTCAACCCGGGCGCGACCGTAACGTTGCGCTTCCATGGAGGATCGATTCGGTCATCGTATTTCCTATCTGCGGGTGTCGATCACCGACCGTTGTAACGAGCGCTGCACTTATTGCATGCCGCGGGAATTACAGGAATGGCTCGCCCGCGAGGATGTCCTCACCTACGAGGAAACGCTTCGGTTGATCCGGATCGCGTCGGAGCTTGGGGTGACGAAGGTGCGGATCACCGGAGGCGAACCACTTACCCGGCGGGACGTGCTCGGTTTCTTTCACCAACTGCCAATGATCCCCGGGCTTAACGACCTTGGACTTTCCACGAATGGCACGTTGCTGGCGCGCCCGACCGGAACAGGCGAGCCGATGGCGCAGGCATTGCGTCGCGCGGGCGTTAATTCCATCAATATCTCGCTCGATACTCTCGACCGCGAGGCTTACGCCCAAACAACGGGCCGCGATTTTCTGCCGCAGGTGCTCGATGGAATTGAAGCCGCGATTGCCGCGAAGTTTCCGCTCATCAAACTGAATTGCGTCCTGATGCGCGGCCGGAACGAAGACCAGTTCGTTCCGCTCGTGGAATTCGCCGCCGCCCGAGATCTCATCCTGCGTTTCATCGAGTTGATGCCGGTGAGTCACAGCGACGTTCTCGATGAGAGCAATTTCTTGCCGGTGGCGGAAGCGCGCCGGTCGCTCGAGTCGCGCTACGGCCCGCTGATTCCCGAGCCGTCGTTCCGCACCAATGGACCGTCGACCTACTACCGGATCGCCGGGAGGGACCAACGCCTCGGTTTCATCGGGGCGATGACCAATCTGCATTTTTGCGAGAGCTGCAACAAACTGCGACTCACCTGTGACGGAAAACTGCGACCCTGCCTCGGCAGTTACCTCGAGTTCGATATCATGAAAGTCTTGCGTGCGGGAGCGACCGATGCCGAGCTGAGGCGCTTCTTCCTCGATGTGGTCGAACGCAAACCCGAGCAACACGACTTTCGCGGAAACTATTCGCCGGGCCGAATGATGGTGGCGATCGGAGGGTGATTGGGGAAGTGACATGTGACATGTGGCGTGTGACGTGAAGAAGAAAGGGCTGAGTCACATCGGTGGCGATCATCGGGCGAAGATGGTCGATGTCTCTGCGAAGCCGTTGAGCGCGCGCACGGCTGTCGCAGAAGGGCGCATTACCCTGGCGAAGGAAACGGTCGCGCTGATCCGCAAGAACGAGATCGCGAAAGGCGATGTGGTTGCGACCGCGCGCCTTGCCGGGATTCAAGCGGCCAAGCGCACCGCACACCTGATCCCGCTTTGCCACACGATCCCGCTGAGTGACGTGCAGGTCACAATCGAGTTGGCGAAGGATGGCGCGAAAGTCAGCTGCACCGCGCGCACAGTCGCCCAAACCGGTGTCGAAATGGAAGCGCTCACCGGAGTCAGCGTCGCGTTGCTCACGATCTACGACATGTGCAAGGCGTTGGATAAGGAGATGGTGATCGGCGATGTGCGGTTGGTGGAAAAAACAAAGAGCGCTGTGAGTCGTTGAGAATGACGAAGCTCGAATGACGAATGACGAAGGAATGACAAAACCCGAAGTCCGAAGCCACTGCCGCGTGGTCTTTTCGTCATTCGTGCTTCGTCATTGTTTCGTCATTCGACATGCGTCATTCGTCATTGGCCTCTCCTGACCATGCAAATCACCGTCGGCATCATCACTATCTCGGACCGCGCCACCTCCGGCGAATACGAGGACCTGGGCGGACCGGCCGTGAAAGAGGCGGCCGAGAACTATGGCTGGCAGGTTTTGAGTGAAGCGATCGTTCCGGATGAAGCCGCGCGCATCCAGGAGACAATTCGCTCGTTCTCAAATCAGGGGTGCGGCCTGATTCTGACGACCGGTGGGACCGGTGTAGCCGAGCGCGACGTCACACCGGAAGCTATTCGCGCCATCATGCGGGTGGAGATTCCGGGGTTTGGCGAAACGATGCGGCGTGAATCGATGAAGATTACGCCGAATGCAATTCTGTCCCGCAGTCTGGCCGCGATCGTGGACCGTTCGCTCGTCCTGGCCCTGCCCGGCAAGCCATCGGGCGCGGTGGAATGTCTCGGTTTCGTTTTGGGCGCGATCCCGCACGCGGTCGCGCTCGCGCAACGCGTGCCGACATCCTGCTAATTTCCGGGTAGGGACGCCGCGCTGCGGCGTCTCCGGATAATGGCGCGTTCCGACGGACGCCGCAGCGCGACGTCCCTACCTTAATCCGGAAAAGTCAGCAGCCGCATAAACTGCTTTCCTTTTTCCGTGAGATGGGCGCTCGCACCCCGGCCCGACAGCCGTTCGTTCGTGAGGAGGCCGGAATTGACTCCGCCCGGTTTCAGATACGAGAGCTCCGGTTCCGGAACCACTTTTGGGTTTGCCTGGACTTTGAGGGGAACCCCGGCCCGGTTGAACGAAATCTCCCAGCTGCCCTGTTCGCCCTCCGCTTTTTGTCGCACCATCCACGGATAGAGCTTTGCCAGGTCGAAGTTTTTCGAAGCCGGGACCAGCACTCGATAAAGTGTTTCCTCCTCGGCCAGGAATTGCGGAATGGTCAGGCCAGGCTGTTTTTGGAGAGCCAGATAGAGCCGGGCAATATCGAGTCCGGCCAGATTCAGTCCGTTATAGAGGCCGTTGTGGTTTGGATCGTTTTTGAAAAAATTGTCGTGCCACGCTTCAAAATGCCGGCTCAAGAGCAGGTTCAGCTCTAGATGGACGTGCGCGCGGGCCTGGTTCAAACCTTCGCCGGTATGACCCATCACGCCGAGCTGGTCGCGCGGCTGGACCTTTTGCCCGGTGTGCACGGCGATTGAGCTCAGGTGGCCGTAGAGGCTGTAATATTTGCAGCCGTCGAAATTATGCTCGACCACCACGTATCGTCCGTAATTCGAAAACCCGGGGACCGTGTTGGTATGCACCACGGTGCCCCCGGCGATGGCCCGCACGGCGTCCAGCGGCTCTCCCTGGGCGTCTCGCTGGAGGGGACGGATGTCGATTCCTTCGTGGAGACGGGTGTAAACTATGCCGCTCCCTGTCTCGACCGGATTGCGGACGAATCCATAACGGCCGCCTTCCCAGGGCGTCGATTTAACTCCCTGGTAATCCCGCTCGATGTATTGGTAAAAGGCCTCCCCATCCCCGCGGAAAATGGCGTCGTTTTCGGTCGGGAGAACGAGGTTGAGGGGCGTCTGGGTTTGCGCGACAATTGGCAGGCCGATTAAGGCCATGAGGGCGGCGAATCCGGCTGTTCTCATGGCGGGATTGATAAAGGGTTTGACACTATTTGCAACGTTTGGTGATTAGCCGCTCATGAGCCGTTCGCTTGTCTTAGCCCTGCTCTCGCTGGCACTTGCAGGCGATCTTTCCGCCCAGGAACCGACGCCCGAGCGGCGAGGCGGCTGGTTCACCCGGATGCTCCATCCCTTTCAGTCCAATCCGGTGCCGACTTATAAAGATTCGCGGCTCCGCGGTCTCGTCCTGGAGCTAAAACTTTCACCGCAACCCGTGAAACTCTCCGAGGTGCGCCAATTGCAGATAAACCTGACGCTGCGGAACGTATCGAAGAAGGCGGTGGTTCTCGATTTTCCCACTGAACAACGGTTCGAGATTTATCTGCGAAATTCTTCCGACGCTATTCTCACCACCTGGACCGACAACCATGCCTTCGAGGAGAAAGCTGGCACGGTCCTGATCAATCCTTTGGAGCACATCAATTATCCCGAAACGATCGCGACCCGCGACCTGACCGCGAACAAAGTTTTCATCGCCGAGGTTTTCTTTCCGCAATACCCTGAGCTCCGCGTCCGGCAGAAATTTCTGACGGCGCCGTAGCGCGCTCCGCGCGCCAAGTGAATAGTAATTGGTGATGAGTGAGTGGTTGCCTATCTATTCACCAATCACTAATCACCAATCACATTGCATTTATTCTCCGATTACCACAGCCATCCCCAGGGGCATCGCGTTCAACCCTTCACCCAGGCGTTGCTCCAACCGTGGGTGGATAGCGCGCGCGAACGCGGGCTGACCGATATCGCGTTCACGGATCACGATCGCTACCACGCCGGGATCGATTTCGATGAGCTCGAAAAATTGCGGGCCGCAAATCCTGACATAAAAATCCGCGCCGGGCTCGAGCTGGATAACGACCCGGAGACTTCGGCCGCAGGCCGGCAATGGGTGGAAAAGAATTGGAAACGTCTCGATTTCGTCCTCGGTTCGGTTCACTACCTGGACCGGCCCGATCAAATGTTCGACAGCGTCCCGGCCGGCGCGGAACAATTTTCCGGACGCGATATCGACGAGGTTTACGCCGATTATTTTCGCCGCATCCGGGAAGTTGCCGGGACTGGGCTGGTCGATTGCCTGTCGCATCTGGACCTCATCAAGATCCACGGCCATCGATCGAGGGCGCCGGTTCGCGATCTGGTTGCCGAAACGCTCGACTTCGTTGCTGCGCGGGGACTCGCCATCGAGCTATCGACGGCCGGCTGGCGGAAGCCCGTGAAAGAGCTTTATCCCTCCGATGAGATTATCTGGCTCGCCATGGAGAAGGGAATCCGGTTCACCACTGCCTCCGACGCCCATTCCCACGTCCAGCTCGGGGAGAACTATGCGCGGCTCGCGGAGAAGATGCAGGAGCTCGGGATTCGGGAGGTTTGTGTTTTTGAGCAGCACAAAGCGCAGCTCCAGCGATTGTAGGGCAGGCGCTCCGCCTGCCACGATTTTCCCCCGGCAAGCGACGCGCTTGCCCTACAGTCCCAATCCGCCCAAACCCAGGCCGCCGGTGATCTTGGTCATCTCGCTTTGAGCGAGATCCTTTCCTTGCGCGATCGCCTGTTTCACGCCGCTCAGGACTGCTTCCTCCAGAAATTCCACGTCCTCAGGATCGACGATCTCCTTCGCGATCTTGATCGAGGTCACTTCGCCGGCGCCGTTGGCGACCACCGTCACTTTCCCGCCCGCTGCCTGGACTTCGACCGTTTTGTCCTCCAGCTCGGCCTGCGTTTTCGCCATCTGCTCCTGCATCTTCTGCGCCTGCTTCATTAACTTGTTCAGATTCATAAGTGGTATCCTCGCGAAACGTTCGCAGTCAGTCCGTCACGGTTTTTATTTCGCCCTTGAAAATCTCCAACGCCTCGCGAATGAGCGGGTCGTCCTGGAAGGTCGCCTGGGTTTCCGCCTTTTTTGGCGCGGCCGTTTCCACCGGCGCGGTGACCGGCAGCCCTTCCTTGATCACAAACTTTATTTTCCAATCCTGGCCGCTCACTTCTTTTAGAACGGCGTCGATGTAATCGCGGGTCTTGGGGATGGAGAGCGATTCCATTGCGGCTTTTTGTTCGGGCGGGAACCCGACCATCAGAAAGCGACCTTCGATCCCCAGCGCCGTGCCCGCCTCTACCCAACCCGCGATCAAACGCCGAGTGGCGCGGACTTTCTCCACGGTCTTTCGCCAGGCCTCCTTCGGATCAATGGTCGGTTGCTCTTGCACCTTGTTGGAGCCGGGATCGGTGATCCCGGCCGGTGCAGGCGTTTCCACAGATTTTTCGGGAGCTTTCGTTCTTGCTGCTGGCGGGCCGGGATCACCGATCCCGGCTCCAAGGGAGCTCCCGGTGACCGTCGAGGCTTTCCCATTCCGCAACGCGGCCAGTTTCTCGATGACGTCGTTCAACGTCACCTGGCTCAGGGTTTGGATCGCCTTGATCACGGCGACTTCGAAATGGAGCCGCTTGTTGGGCGCCCATTTCATTCGTCCTTCCGCGGCCGCGAATTGATCGATCAATTCGAGGAGCCGATCCGTTTCGATCAGCGCCGCCTGGCTTTCGAGTGATTCCTGCAGATCCGGATTCAAGTCTTCCGCCAGCGCTTCCGGTTTCACTTTGCCGACGAGTAAATCGCGCAGATACGAAATCAGATCGGACATGAGCTTCATCATGTCTTTGCCGCTATCGGCTTCGGCATGGAGCAGCGCGAGCGCGCCCGGCGTGTCGCCGCGCAAAATCTTTTCGGTGAACTGGGCGACGGTCTGTTCGCTCGTAAATCCGAAAACGTTCAGGACATCGGACTCGGCAATGTTTTCTCCGCAAAAAGCGACGAGTTGATCGAGCATCGACTCCGCGTCGCGCAATCCGCCATCCGCGCCTTTTGCGATGGCGTGGGCTGCGGTCGGATCGAGTGCGATCTTTTCTTTCCCGGCAATGAATTGGAGATGCTGCGCGATCAGGTTTGCCGGGATGCGATGGAGATCGAATCGCTGGCACCGGCTCAGGATCGTAGGCAGCACTTTCTGCGGCTCGGTCGTGGCGAAGACGAATTTCACGTGCGCGGGCGGTTCCTCGAGCGTCTTGAGCAAGGCGTTGAACGCCGCCGCCGAGAGCATGTGCACCTCGTCAATGATGTAGATCTTGAATTTCCCCTTGGTCGGCGCGTAACGGACGTTGTCCCGCAGTTCGCGCACCTGCTCGACGCCGTTGTTGCTGGCCCCGTCGATTTCGAGAACGTCGAGGCTGTTGCCGGCCGCGATTTCCTTGCAGCTATCGCACACGCCGCACGGCGTAACCGTCGGCCCCTTCACGCAGTTGAGCGCTTTCGCGAGGATTCGGGCGGTGGATGTCTTGCCCGTCCCGCGCGGTCCCACGAAGAGATAGGCATGGGCGAGCCGGTTCTGGTCGACGGCATTCTTGAGCGTGCGCGTGACGTGAGCCTGGCCGACGAGATCGTCGAATGTTTGCGGGCGGTACTTTCTCGCGAAAACCTGATAACTCACACCTCGAATCTAATCCGGCCAATCGTCCGCGAAAACAGAAATCAGAAAACCGCCGCTCCTTGGTTTGCGTCTACGCTTTCCTCCATTCGGCGTTGGACGTTGGGCGTTGGGCGTTGGACGTTTTGCCCTTCGCTATGACAATCATCTCGCCACGTCTCTCCATTCTCGCGGTCGCTTTGTTTCTAACGCCGCCCCTCTCCGCCCGCGAACCGCAGACGTCTCCACCACCCAGCCAAACCGCGGTTCGCGCCCGTGCTCTCGGCATTCCTTTTGACGGCACCCCGGGCGCCCTTAATTCCATCACCGACGTGGCCGGCGTCGAGGTCGGCTATAGCACGTTGATCAGCGGCGAAGGTAAGCTCGAGGTCGGCAAAGGTCCGGTCAGAACGGGGGTCACCATGATCCTCCCGCGTGGGAAAACGGACGACCCGGTTTATGCCGGCGTTTTCAATTTGAACGGGAATGGCGAAATGACCGGCACGGCCTGGCTGGAGGAAGGTGGTTTCCTGGAAGGGCCCATCGCGATCACTAACACCCACAGCGTCGGCGTCGTCCGTGATGCGATCATTGCCTGGCGAGTGGCGCGGGGTGGTGCAGATACGCTCGGCTTTGCGTGGAGTCTGCCGGTCGTCGCGGAAACATGGGACGGTTTTTTGAACGATACGAACGGATTTCACGTAAA
This Chthoniobacterales bacterium DNA region includes the following protein-coding sequences:
- the moaA gene encoding GTP 3',8-cyclase MoaA, translated to MEDRFGHRISYLRVSITDRCNERCTYCMPRELQEWLAREDVLTYEETLRLIRIASELGVTKVRITGGEPLTRRDVLGFFHQLPMIPGLNDLGLSTNGTLLARPTGTGEPMAQALRRAGVNSINISLDTLDREAYAQTTGRDFLPQVLDGIEAAIAAKFPLIKLNCVLMRGRNEDQFVPLVEFAAARDLILRFIELMPVSHSDVLDESNFLPVAEARRSLESRYGPLIPEPSFRTNGPSTYYRIAGRDQRLGFIGAMTNLHFCESCNKLRLTCDGKLRPCLGSYLEFDIMKVLRAGATDAELRRFFLDVVERKPEQHDFRGNYSPGRMMVAIGG
- the moaC gene encoding cyclic pyranopterin monophosphate synthase MoaC; translation: MACDVKKKGLSHIGGDHRAKMVDVSAKPLSARTAVAEGRITLAKETVALIRKNEIAKGDVVATARLAGIQAAKRTAHLIPLCHTIPLSDVQVTIELAKDGAKVSCTARTVAQTGVEMEALTGVSVALLTIYDMCKALDKEMVIGDVRLVEKTKSAVSR
- a CDS encoding MogA/MoaB family molybdenum cofactor biosynthesis protein, encoding MQITVGIITISDRATSGEYEDLGGPAVKEAAENYGWQVLSEAIVPDEAARIQETIRSFSNQGCGLILTTGGTGVAERDVTPEAIRAIMRVEIPGFGETMRRESMKITPNAILSRSLAAIVDRSLVLALPGKPSGAVECLGFVLGAIPHAVALAQRVPTSC
- a CDS encoding M23 family metallopeptidase → MRTAGFAALMALIGLPIVAQTQTPLNLVLPTENDAIFRGDGEAFYQYIERDYQGVKSTPWEGGRYGFVRNPVETGSGIVYTRLHEGIDIRPLQRDAQGEPLDAVRAIAGGTVVHTNTVPGFSNYGRYVVVEHNFDGCKYYSLYGHLSSIAVHTGQKVQPRDQLGVMGHTGEGLNQARAHVHLELNLLLSRHFEAWHDNFFKNDPNHNGLYNGLNLAGLDIARLYLALQKQPGLTIPQFLAEEETLYRVLVPASKNFDLAKLYPWMVRQKAEGEQGSWEISFNRAGVPLKVQANPKVVPEPELSYLKPGGVNSGLLTNERLSGRGASAHLTEKGKQFMRLLTFPD
- a CDS encoding BsuPI-related putative proteinase inhibitor, which translates into the protein MSRSLVLALLSLALAGDLSAQEPTPERRGGWFTRMLHPFQSNPVPTYKDSRLRGLVLELKLSPQPVKLSEVRQLQINLTLRNVSKKAVVLDFPTEQRFEIYLRNSSDAILTTWTDNHAFEEKAGTVLINPLEHINYPETIATRDLTANKVFIAEVFFPQYPELRVRQKFLTAP
- a CDS encoding histidinol-phosphatase HisJ family protein gives rise to the protein MHLFSDYHSHPQGHRVQPFTQALLQPWVDSARERGLTDIAFTDHDRYHAGIDFDELEKLRAANPDIKIRAGLELDNDPETSAAGRQWVEKNWKRLDFVLGSVHYLDRPDQMFDSVPAGAEQFSGRDIDEVYADYFRRIREVAGTGLVDCLSHLDLIKIHGHRSRAPVRDLVAETLDFVAARGLAIELSTAGWRKPVKELYPSDEIIWLAMEKGIRFTTASDAHSHVQLGENYARLAEKMQELGIREVCVFEQHKAQLQRL
- a CDS encoding YbaB/EbfC family nucleoid-associated protein, whose translation is MNLNKLMKQAQKMQEQMAKTQAELEDKTVEVQAAGGKVTVVANGAGEVTSIKIAKEIVDPEDVEFLEEAVLSGVKQAIAQGKDLAQSEMTKITGGLGLGGLGL
- the dnaX gene encoding DNA polymerase III subunit gamma/tau, producing MSYQVFARKYRPQTFDDLVGQAHVTRTLKNAVDQNRLAHAYLFVGPRGTGKTSTARILAKALNCVKGPTVTPCGVCDSCKEIAAGNSLDVLEIDGASNNGVEQVRELRDNVRYAPTKGKFKIYIIDEVHMLSAAAFNALLKTLEEPPAHVKFVFATTEPQKVLPTILSRCQRFDLHRIPANLIAQHLQFIAGKEKIALDPTAAHAIAKGADGGLRDAESMLDQLVAFCGENIAESDVLNVFGFTSEQTVAQFTEKILRGDTPGALALLHAEADSGKDMMKLMSDLISYLRDLLVGKVKPEALAEDLNPDLQESLESQAALIETDRLLELIDQFAAAEGRMKWAPNKRLHFEVAVIKAIQTLSQVTLNDVIEKLAALRNGKASTVTGSSLGAGIGDPGPPAARTKAPEKSVETPAPAGITDPGSNKVQEQPTIDPKEAWRKTVEKVRATRRLIAGWVEAGTALGIEGRFLMVGFPPEQKAAMESLSIPKTRDYIDAVLKEVSGQDWKIKFVIKEGLPVTAPVETAAPKKAETQATFQDDPLIREALEIFKGEIKTVTD